The following coding sequences lie in one Methylosinus sp. H3A genomic window:
- a CDS encoding efflux RND transporter permease subunit — MDFLQKAITRPVATTLLTLGCMLLGLSAFFYLPIAPFPQVDYPTIYVTATMPGAGPETMASSVATPLERHLGRIADVREISSSSISGMSSVFLEFGLARSVDGAARDVQAAINSARVDLPATLRANPTYTKANPGENPIFILALTSSKLSQSAIYDAATVVLQQKLAQVDGVGRVLIVGSSLPGVRIELNPGLTAKYGVALEDVRVAIAATNVSHPKGALESNESRLQIYANDQIFKAADYRDIIVATRNGGPVRLADIADVADSVEDLRTMGLCNGAPAVQVILYRQPGANMVETVDRVRALLPALSHALPGDLQIDVVQDRTLTIRNSLRELELALLIAIVLVVVVVFLFLRDAKVTLISTITIPATLSTTFALMYAFGYSINNLSLMALTIATGVIVDDAIVVVECAMRRIEAGAHPFNAAMESVREAAFTIIAMSLSLVAVFLPVSFLDGVIGRMLREFAIVLTVAIVVSMVLSLTTTPMLCGHVLRMRAQDARPSERLWGCLTKAYSYSLSAMIARPVSTMAALSSVIVLNLYLFAAIPKSLFPFQDTGRVRGTIIADQSASYTVMTRKLEQTIGVLQKDPDVFAATGTIGGNLNGPTSNNRADLLVWLKPRGTRRVSADEVIARLRAPLRQISGATIALRSVQDLAFTVASGTANYTYILKSDDLGALRFWAPRLTEALAASGRLLDVVSDQQDKSLQTRLEIDRVAAARLNLTAADIDNELYDAFGQRHVSTLYAAHNQYHVVMELAPQFVGRPRSLENFFFVPPGSGSGVESRGATPVARAPARAAPLAQLGRLTPVLAPIAVNHWAGSASVGISFSLPPTESVAGAASFIRETLARIGAPPSIHGELFTPTGPFEGIFGSYGFLIFGAIAVVYIILGVLYESYVHPITILSTLPSAGVGAALALLSTKTELSLFAMIGLLMLTGVAMKNAIMMIDVALAAQRSTGLDAARAIELACVERLRPIMMTTAIAFFSALPLALGNGEGAEIRQPLGISIAGGILSSLLLTLYTTPVVYVLIDRLSRSRAGKS, encoded by the coding sequence ATGGATTTTCTTCAAAAAGCGATCACCCGGCCCGTGGCGACGACGCTCCTGACCCTCGGCTGCATGCTGCTGGGTCTGAGCGCATTCTTCTATTTGCCGATCGCACCCTTCCCGCAGGTCGACTATCCGACGATCTATGTCACAGCGACCATGCCGGGCGCAGGGCCGGAGACGATGGCGTCCTCCGTGGCGACGCCGCTCGAACGTCACTTGGGCAGGATCGCCGACGTTCGGGAAATTTCATCGTCCAGCATCTCCGGCATGTCGTCGGTCTTCCTCGAATTCGGGCTCGCCCGCAGCGTGGATGGCGCGGCGCGCGACGTTCAGGCCGCGATCAATTCGGCGCGAGTCGATTTGCCGGCGACGTTGCGCGCCAATCCGACTTACACCAAGGCCAATCCGGGCGAGAATCCGATCTTTATCCTGGCCTTGACCTCGTCCAAGCTGTCCCAGAGCGCGATCTATGACGCCGCGACTGTCGTTCTGCAGCAGAAGCTCGCGCAGGTGGACGGCGTCGGGCGCGTCCTGATCGTCGGCTCCTCTCTTCCCGGCGTTCGCATCGAGCTCAACCCCGGTCTCACTGCGAAATATGGAGTAGCGCTCGAAGATGTCCGAGTGGCGATCGCCGCCACGAATGTCAGCCATCCGAAGGGGGCGTTGGAGTCCAACGAGAGCCGGCTGCAGATCTACGCGAACGACCAGATTTTCAAGGCCGCCGATTACCGAGACATCATCGTCGCGACCCGCAATGGCGGACCGGTTCGTCTCGCGGACATCGCCGACGTCGCCGATTCGGTCGAGGATCTGCGCACCATGGGCCTTTGCAATGGCGCGCCCGCGGTCCAGGTCATTCTCTATCGCCAGCCGGGCGCAAATATGGTCGAGACCGTCGATCGCGTGCGCGCGCTGCTGCCCGCCCTCTCCCATGCCCTGCCCGGCGATCTGCAGATCGACGTCGTTCAAGACAGGACGCTCACGATCCGCAATTCGCTGCGCGAACTCGAGCTCGCTCTGCTGATCGCCATCGTCCTCGTCGTCGTCGTCGTCTTCCTGTTTCTACGCGATGCGAAGGTGACGCTGATCTCCACCATCACGATCCCGGCGACATTGTCGACGACCTTCGCGCTCATGTACGCTTTCGGCTATTCGATCAACAATTTGTCGCTGATGGCGCTCACCATCGCGACAGGCGTGATCGTCGATGACGCGATCGTCGTCGTCGAATGCGCGATGCGCCGCATCGAGGCCGGGGCGCATCCTTTCAACGCCGCGATGGAGAGCGTGCGAGAGGCGGCCTTCACGATCATTGCGATGAGCCTCTCGCTCGTCGCGGTCTTTCTGCCAGTGTCGTTTCTCGACGGCGTCATCGGACGCATGCTGCGTGAATTCGCAATCGTGCTGACGGTTGCGATCGTCGTCTCGATGGTTCTGTCCCTCACGACGACCCCCATGTTATGCGGCCATGTTCTCCGCATGCGCGCGCAGGACGCCAGACCCAGCGAGCGTCTGTGGGGTTGCTTGACGAAGGCCTATTCATATTCGCTTTCCGCGATGATCGCGCGTCCGGTGTCGACAATGGCGGCGTTGAGCAGCGTCATCGTCCTCAATCTCTATCTCTTTGCGGCAATCCCGAAGAGCCTGTTTCCCTTCCAGGACACGGGACGCGTGCGCGGCACGATCATCGCCGATCAGAGCGCCTCCTACACAGTGATGACGCGCAAGCTCGAGCAGACGATCGGAGTCTTGCAGAAAGATCCGGACGTCTTCGCTGCGACTGGAACGATCGGCGGAAATCTCAATGGGCCGACGTCCAACAATCGCGCCGACCTTCTGGTCTGGCTGAAGCCACGCGGGACGCGACGCGTGTCGGCCGATGAGGTGATCGCACGATTGCGCGCTCCCTTGCGGCAAATAAGCGGAGCGACCATCGCGCTTCGATCCGTTCAGGATCTCGCTTTCACCGTCGCGTCGGGAACGGCGAATTACACCTATATTTTGAAGTCCGACGATCTCGGCGCGCTACGCTTTTGGGCGCCACGGCTGACGGAGGCTCTCGCGGCCAGCGGTCGGCTGCTCGATGTCGTCTCCGATCAGCAAGACAAGAGCCTTCAGACGCGGCTCGAGATCGACCGCGTCGCCGCCGCGCGCCTCAATCTCACTGCCGCCGATATCGACAATGAGCTCTACGACGCCTTCGGCCAGCGTCATGTGTCGACACTCTATGCGGCGCACAATCAATATCATGTGGTCATGGAGCTCGCTCCCCAATTCGTCGGTCGGCCGCGATCGCTCGAGAATTTCTTTTTCGTTCCTCCCGGCTCGGGGTCGGGCGTCGAGAGCCGTGGCGCGACGCCGGTGGCCCGAGCGCCCGCCCGCGCGGCCCCGCTCGCGCAACTCGGACGGCTCACACCGGTCCTCGCGCCGATCGCCGTCAATCACTGGGCAGGATCGGCGTCGGTCGGGATCTCATTCAGCCTTCCTCCGACCGAATCTGTCGCCGGCGCGGCGTCCTTCATTCGGGAGACTTTGGCGCGCATCGGGGCTCCGCCATCGATTCATGGCGAGCTGTTCACGCCGACAGGCCCGTTCGAAGGGATATTTGGAAGCTACGGATTTCTGATCTTCGGAGCGATCGCGGTGGTGTACATCATCCTCGGCGTGCTCTACGAGAGCTACGTCCATCCGATAACGATCTTGTCGACGCTTCCGTCCGCGGGCGTCGGCGCCGCGCTCGCGCTCTTGTCGACGAAGACCGAGCTGTCGCTATTCGCCATGATCGGGCTGCTCATGTTGACCGGCGTGGCGATGAAGAACGCGATCATGATGATCGACGTCGCGCTCGCGGCGCAGCGCTCTACCGGCCTCGACGCGGCGCGAGCGATAGAGCTCGCCTGCGTCGAACGGCTTCGGCCGATCATGATGACGACGGCAATCGCCTTTTTCAGCGCTCTGCCCCTGGCGCTCGGCAATGGGGAGGGCGCCGAAATTCGCCAGCCCCTCGGAATATCGATCGCTGGGGGCATTCTTTCGAGCTTGCTGCTCACTTTATACACCACCCCGGTCGTCTATGTGCTCATCGACCGGCTGTCGCGAAGCCGTGCTGGCAAATCCTGA
- a CDS encoding IS6 family transposase — MIDFKGSHFERDMILWGVRWYVAYPMSYRQLEEMMEERGVEVDHSTLNRWVVKYAPLLEKQFRVRKRAIGSSWRLDETYVKVKGCWKYLYRAVDKAGATVDFLLTAKRDCKAALRFLRKAIGQHGKPEEITIDKSGANTAAIESYNAEHEGDIEIRRIKYLNNIVEQDHRAVKRVTRPMLGFKSFRSAAATLSGIELMHMIRKDQLQTEGKLRPALQFYALAV; from the coding sequence ATGATCGATTTCAAGGGCAGCCATTTTGAACGCGACATGATCCTGTGGGGCGTCCGGTGGTATGTGGCGTATCCGATGAGCTATCGGCAACTCGAGGAAATGATGGAAGAGCGAGGCGTCGAAGTCGACCATTCCACGCTCAACCGCTGGGTCGTCAAGTATGCGCCTTTGCTGGAGAAACAGTTCCGTGTACGCAAGCGCGCGATCGGATCCAGCTGGCGTCTCGATGAGACCTACGTGAAAGTCAAAGGCTGCTGGAAATATCTGTATCGGGCTGTCGACAAGGCAGGCGCGACGGTGGATTTCTTGCTGACCGCAAAGCGGGATTGCAAAGCGGCTCTGCGCTTTTTGCGCAAGGCGATCGGCCAGCATGGCAAGCCGGAGGAGATCACAATCGACAAGAGCGGCGCCAACACGGCAGCGATCGAAAGCTACAATGCGGAGCATGAAGGGGACATCGAAATCCGCCGCATCAAATATCTCAATAATATTGTCGAACAGGACCATCGAGCGGTGAAGCGAGTGACGCGGCCGATGTTGGGCTTCAAATCATTTCGATCGGCTGCCGCGACACTCTCGGGGATCGAGCTCATGCATATGATCCGAAAGGACCAGTTGCAGACCGAGGGCAAATTGCGTCCAGCGCTGCAGTTCTATGCCCTCGCGGTGTGA
- a CDS encoding IS6 family transposase, translated as MIDFKGSHFERDVILWGVRWYVAYPMSYRQLEEMMEERGVEVDHSTLNRWVAKYAPLLEMEFRARKRAVGSSWRLDETYVKVKGCWKYQYRAVDKAGATVDFLLTAKRDCKAALRFLGKAIGQHGEPKKITIDKSGANTAAIESYNEEREADIEIRRIKYLNNIVEQDHRAVKQVTRPTLGFKSFRSAAATLSGIELMHMIRKGQMRTTNEMRPAQQFYSLAA; from the coding sequence ATGATCGATTTCAAGGGCAGCCATTTTGAACGCGACGTGATCCTGTGGGGCGTCCGCTGGTATGTGGCGTATCCGATGAGCTATCGTCAGCTCGAGGAAATGATGGAAGAGCGCGGCGTCGAGGTCGACCATTCCACGCTCAACCGCTGGGTCGCCAAATACGCGCCTTTGCTGGAAATGGAGTTTCGTGCTCGCAAGCGCGCTGTCGGGTCGAGCTGGCGTCTCGATGAGACCTATGTGAAAGTCAAAGGCTGCTGGAAATATCAGTATCGGGCGGTCGACAAAGCGGGTGCGACGGTCGATTTCCTTCTGACGGCCAAGAGGGATTGCAAAGCCGCGTTGCGTTTCTTGGGCAAGGCGATCGGCCAGCACGGCGAGCCGAAGAAGATCACGATCGACAAGAGCGGAGCCAACACAGCGGCGATCGAAAGCTACAATGAGGAGCGTGAAGCGGACATCGAAATCCGGCGCATCAAATATCTCAATAATATCGTCGAGCAAGACCATCGAGCGGTGAAGCAAGTGACGCGTCCGACGCTGGGTTTCAAATCATTTCGATCGGCTGCCGCGACGCTTTCTGGGATCGAGCTGATGCACATGATCCGAAAGGGGCAGATGCGAACGACGAACGAAATGCGTCCCGCGCAGCAATTCTATTCCCTTGCCGCCTGA
- a CDS encoding ABC transporter ATP-binding protein has protein sequence MLQTSGNPGSGEEARLSSPQPGAGRGRVELKGVSVSFGEGAGLFELSLTIEPGEFLCLLGPSGCGKSTALNAIGGFVAPSAGNVAVDGAPVRGPGPDRGIVFQHYSLFPWKTAQDNVAFGLRMQGASRAEARRAARDYLATVGLARFAQDYPAKLSGGMQQRVAIARALVNRPAVLLMDEPFGALDAQTRALMQEHLLEQWREVGNTVVFVTHDVDEALFLGDRVIVLSAAPGRVRLDLRVELPRPRPREIYASADFIEAKARCLELIRQESRRAFEKSDALP, from the coding sequence ATGCTTCAGACCAGCGGCAATCCGGGCTCGGGCGAAGAGGCCCGACTTTCATCGCCGCAGCCAGGGGCGGGAAGGGGGCGCGTCGAATTAAAAGGCGTCTCGGTTTCTTTTGGAGAGGGCGCCGGTCTCTTTGAGCTGAGCCTCACGATCGAGCCCGGCGAATTCCTCTGCCTCCTCGGCCCTTCGGGCTGCGGCAAATCGACGGCGCTCAATGCGATCGGCGGCTTCGTTGCTCCGTCCGCCGGCAATGTCGCGGTCGACGGCGCGCCCGTGCGCGGGCCAGGACCCGACCGAGGCATCGTGTTTCAGCACTATTCGCTCTTTCCGTGGAAGACGGCGCAAGACAATGTCGCCTTCGGCCTGCGCATGCAGGGCGCGTCACGCGCCGAAGCGCGCCGCGCCGCCCGCGACTATCTGGCCACGGTCGGGCTCGCGCGCTTCGCGCAGGACTATCCGGCGAAGCTCTCCGGCGGCATGCAGCAACGCGTCGCCATCGCCCGTGCGCTCGTCAATCGCCCAGCCGTGCTGCTGATGGACGAGCCCTTCGGCGCCCTCGACGCGCAAACGAGAGCGCTGATGCAGGAACATCTCCTCGAGCAATGGCGCGAGGTCGGCAACACGGTCGTTTTCGTCACGCATGATGTGGACGAGGCCTTATTTCTCGGCGATCGCGTCATCGTCCTGAGCGCGGCGCCGGGACGAGTCCGGCTCGATCTGCGGGTCGAGCTGCCGCGCCCCCGGCCACGGGAGATCTATGCGAGCGCGGACTTCATCGAGGCCAAGGCCCGCTGTCTCGAGTTGATCCGACAGGAAAGCCGCCGCGCCTTCGAGAAATCGGACGCGCTCCCATGA
- a CDS encoding tetratricopeptide repeat protein translates to MSRYMRYTPSPSTQISDRLFRAIDFHQNGLLSHAEKIYLLILAEDAAQVTALHLLGVIMIQTDRLERGMELFDKALSIKPDDPDMLYIRGNALQMLKRFEEAVTSYDKAIAIAPDYADAHFNRANTLQMLKRLDEAVMSYDRALSINPDYVDAVINRGNALQELGRLDGALAAYDKALSIKPSYAVALVNRGGALQELKRFAEALASYDHALSIKPDFTEAHYNRGNALLELKRLDEASASYDKALSIQPDYADALYNRGLLALLRGDFIAGWSGYESRWDRKKAPRRGLLISCPTWGGEDVVGKRIIVYDEQGLGDVIQFCRYFLYLAASGADVTFFVRYRLLGLMRHSIAGVRFVPSLPEGEAFDYQCALLSLPFAFGSRLKLPPGETPYLRAEVERVRKWKARLGGQGFKIGIAWQGSKAGKIDNGRSFALAEFLAISRLPNVRLISLQKNEGVEQLRELLEGMTVETLGDDYDADDDAFADSVAVMESLDLVISCDTSIAHLAGALARPVWLAVKYVPDWRWMLDRTDSPWYPTMRLFRQQTRDDWRSVFSDIESALRELMDKERQRTKKRELATPRAPVSWGRVDRQNHDSRNQERRDI, encoded by the coding sequence ATGTCGCGTTACATGCGGTACACACCTTCCCCTTCGACACAGATCTCGGATCGCCTGTTCCGAGCTATCGACTTTCATCAAAATGGCCTTCTATCTCATGCGGAGAAAATATACCTTTTGATTCTTGCCGAAGATGCGGCGCAAGTCACCGCATTGCATTTGCTCGGCGTCATCATGATCCAGACAGATCGTCTGGAACGCGGCATGGAGCTCTTCGATAAGGCGCTGTCGATCAAGCCCGATGACCCCGACATGCTCTACATCCGCGGCAACGCGCTCCAAATGCTGAAGCGCTTCGAAGAGGCGGTGACATCCTACGACAAGGCCATCGCCATTGCTCCCGACTACGCCGACGCGCACTTCAATCGCGCCAACACGCTCCAGATGCTCAAGCGGCTCGACGAGGCAGTAATGTCTTACGACAGAGCACTGTCGATAAATCCCGACTATGTCGACGCGGTCATCAATCGCGGTAATGCTCTCCAGGAGCTCGGCCGGCTCGACGGGGCATTGGCGGCCTATGACAAAGCGCTGTCGATAAAGCCCAGCTATGCTGTCGCCCTCGTCAATCGCGGCGGCGCGCTCCAAGAGCTGAAACGGTTCGCCGAAGCGTTGGCGTCTTACGACCATGCGCTGTCAATCAAACCCGACTTCACGGAGGCTCATTATAATCGCGGTAACGCGCTCCTAGAGCTCAAGCGGCTCGATGAGGCGTCGGCCTCCTACGACAAGGCGCTGTCGATCCAGCCCGACTATGCCGACGCCCTCTACAATCGCGGATTGCTCGCGCTGCTCCGAGGCGACTTCATCGCAGGATGGTCTGGGTATGAAAGCCGATGGGATCGCAAAAAAGCGCCAAGGAGAGGCCTTTTGATTTCGTGTCCGACATGGGGCGGCGAGGACGTCGTGGGTAAGAGAATAATCGTGTACGATGAGCAAGGCCTAGGAGATGTAATTCAATTTTGTAGATATTTTCTATATCTCGCTGCATCTGGAGCGGACGTAACATTCTTTGTGCGCTATCGCTTGCTGGGTTTGATGCGTCACTCTATCGCGGGCGTCCGGTTCGTGCCCAGTCTTCCTGAAGGCGAGGCCTTCGACTATCAATGTGCTTTGCTGAGCCTTCCGTTCGCCTTTGGAAGCCGTCTAAAGCTTCCGCCTGGGGAAACGCCTTATCTGCGCGCGGAAGTGGAACGCGTACGGAAATGGAAAGCGAGGCTTGGAGGCCAAGGTTTTAAGATCGGGATCGCTTGGCAGGGTAGCAAGGCGGGGAAGATCGACAACGGGCGATCATTTGCGCTCGCGGAGTTTCTGGCGATATCGCGGCTGCCGAACGTGCGGCTGATTTCGTTGCAGAAGAACGAGGGAGTCGAACAGCTACGCGAATTGCTCGAAGGCATGACGGTCGAGACACTCGGTGACGACTATGACGCAGACGATGATGCGTTTGCTGATTCGGTGGCGGTCATGGAAAGCTTAGACCTCGTCATCAGCTGTGACACATCGATCGCGCATCTTGCGGGCGCATTGGCGCGGCCGGTCTGGTTAGCGGTCAAATACGTTCCGGACTGGCGCTGGATGTTGGACCGGACGGATAGTCCCTGGTATCCGACGATGCGTCTTTTCCGCCAACAGACGAGGGACGATTGGCGTAGCGTCTTCTCGGATATTGAAAGCGCATTGCGTGAGCTGATGGACAAAGAGCGTCAGCGAACGAAGAAACGCGAACTCGCCACGCCGCGGGCGCCGGTTTCATGGGGGCGAGTTGATCGACAAAATCACGATTCTCGAAATCAAGAGCGTCGAGATATTTGA
- a CDS encoding class I SAM-dependent methyltransferase, which translates to MLPVHVEHYDVVGQSYSETRRAEPGIVGVLAIVLEVDRGGTFLDIACGSGNYAAALAQRGGCWTGVDISETMLRQARGHKSSVSWALGRAEELPIQDNALSGAIIVNALHFLDASRVFHEAYRALSAGRLIIFAPMPDLVRTWWLGRYFPDMIDSIARSLLSEADIHSRLLDAGFKIEETQIYFVAEGPVDLFIYSGKYAPEIYFKKKIRDNMSQFRNLCRPAELDAGLNLLRRDLESGAFWREHLPRERIPDYAFVIARK; encoded by the coding sequence ATGTTGCCGGTCCACGTGGAGCATTATGATGTCGTCGGACAGAGCTATTCAGAAACGCGACGGGCGGAGCCTGGCATAGTCGGCGTATTGGCGATTGTTCTGGAAGTCGATCGAGGTGGGACATTTCTCGATATCGCCTGCGGCTCGGGAAATTATGCTGCGGCTTTAGCGCAAAGGGGAGGCTGCTGGACCGGGGTCGACATTTCGGAGACGATGCTCCGACAGGCCAGGGGACACAAGTCAAGCGTCAGTTGGGCGCTGGGGCGGGCGGAGGAGCTTCCGATCCAGGACAACGCTCTCTCCGGCGCCATCATTGTGAACGCGTTGCATTTTCTTGATGCTTCGCGTGTATTTCATGAAGCCTACAGGGCGCTTTCCGCCGGACGGTTGATCATTTTTGCGCCAATGCCCGATCTGGTGCGAACTTGGTGGTTAGGCCGCTATTTTCCGGACATGATCGACTCCATCGCCCGTTCATTGTTGTCAGAAGCCGATATCCACTCTCGGCTCTTGGACGCGGGATTCAAGATTGAGGAAACCCAAATTTATTTCGTCGCGGAAGGGCCGGTTGATTTGTTTATATATTCCGGCAAATATGCTCCAGAGATATATTTCAAGAAAAAAATTCGAGACAACATGTCCCAATTCAGAAACCTCTGCCGACCCGCTGAACTTGATGCAGGTTTGAACCTTCTTCGACGAGACCTTGAAAGCGGGGCGTTTTGGCGGGAGCATCTGCCCCGTGAGCGAATACCCGACTATGCGTTCGTGATCGCCAGAAAATGA
- a CDS encoding ABC transporter permease produces MTDARTLSHSAPKDGGEAGAAVSSRASPPSRRWALRVLSIAALVLLWQFASAAKLRLPFVSFAFLPAPTEVAEAFLELIFSGKLMSHIEASVARVLAGYLLAAVVGVALGVVIARKRLLEDLLLPALELARPIPAVAWIPLAILMFPSSEASMIFITFTGALFPILLNSIDAIREVDGRLVASARSLGAREATIIREVILPGALPGVFTGLSIGMGTSWFCLVTAEMISGQLGVGYYTWESYTLQNYPDIVVGMLIIGALGWASSAAVRVLGALAMPWRREH; encoded by the coding sequence ATGACCGATGCGCGCACACTGTCGCACAGCGCGCCGAAGGATGGCGGCGAGGCCGGCGCAGCCGTGTCTTCTCGCGCGTCTCCTCCCTCGCGCCGATGGGCCCTGCGCGTCTTATCGATCGCCGCTCTCGTCCTGCTCTGGCAATTCGCGTCGGCCGCCAAGCTCAGGCTACCCTTCGTTTCCTTCGCGTTCCTCCCGGCGCCCACCGAGGTCGCGGAGGCTTTCCTCGAGCTTATTTTCTCGGGAAAGCTCATGTCACATATCGAGGCGAGCGTCGCCCGTGTGCTCGCCGGCTATCTGCTGGCGGCGGTCGTCGGAGTGGCGCTGGGCGTGGTGATCGCACGCAAACGCTTGCTCGAAGACCTCTTGCTGCCGGCGTTGGAGCTGGCGCGGCCCATTCCCGCCGTCGCCTGGATACCTCTTGCTATTCTGATGTTTCCGTCGTCGGAAGCCTCGATGATCTTCATCACCTTCACCGGCGCGTTGTTCCCGATCCTGCTCAATTCCATAGATGCGATCCGCGAGGTGGATGGCCGGCTGGTCGCTTCGGCGCGCTCGCTCGGCGCGCGCGAAGCGACCATCATCCGCGAGGTCATTCTACCAGGCGCTCTGCCCGGCGTCTTCACCGGGCTCTCGATCGGCATGGGAACATCCTGGTTCTGTCTGGTGACCGCGGAAATGATCTCGGGACAGCTCGGGGTCGGCTACTACACTTGGGAATCGTACACGCTTCAAAACTACCCGGACATCGTCGTCGGGATGCTGATTATCGGCGCTCTCGGTTGGGCGAGCAGCGCCGCCGTGCGAGTCCTCGGCGCGCTAGCCATGCCGTGGCGGCGCGAGCATTGA
- a CDS encoding DUF6165 family protein, giving the protein MIDKITILEIKSVEIFEPAARANVQKELLLLQEIVDMHGGCEEILNLKDNLKTVNSTLWKIEDALREKEGRREFDAEFIELARSVYKFNDERALLKRRINDVLKSEIVEEKRFVASITAEAR; this is encoded by the coding sequence TTGATCGACAAAATCACGATTCTCGAAATCAAGAGCGTCGAGATATTTGAGCCCGCGGCGCGCGCCAACGTGCAGAAAGAACTGCTTCTGTTGCAGGAAATCGTAGATATGCATGGAGGTTGCGAGGAGATTTTGAATCTTAAGGACAACCTGAAAACCGTCAACAGCACACTGTGGAAGATAGAAGACGCTCTCCGCGAAAAAGAGGGCCGACGAGAATTCGACGCGGAGTTCATCGAACTCGCTCGATCCGTCTACAAATTCAATGATGAACGCGCGCTTCTCAAACGACGAATCAATGACGTTCTCAAGTCGGAAATCGTCGAGGAGAAAAGATTCGTCGCAAGCATTACAGCGGAGGCACGTTAA
- a CDS encoding ABC transporter substrate-binding protein: MRILRLWLLPTFLVALSNPLAAETIRIAIGVQDTTINCAAGGLLIRELGLLDRYLPRDGKYKGATYDVQWKNFTSGAPITNEMVAGKLDFGVMADFPGALNGVAFKKAGKRSKFIVVLSGSVRGSGNGVVVPTGSHAQSLSDLKGKTISVPFASTAHGMLLRAITDLGWNPDMDVKIIAQAPEVAGSALQSGQIDAHAAFAPFAELFPYRGVARKIFDGAQAGVPTFHGALVDAEYADRYPEVVVAYLRAVIEATRLLTAEPEKYSELIAKVTGMDAPVVYLFHGPFGLQTRALAWKTEFRQDVATSIDTLRLLKRADTGLDLDAFIDDIFIQRASKDAGLDYKSLLAADAPPPVFTDASTGQQIEDVSQSAELWLKDEGRVRRYASLASALRALAELERQGRAARAIYAFDRVSGVEIFADRAWFVSDSNGRLSAYLSKDTASRFGDGANGGVLDFTEAKSKAVGVPNAR; this comes from the coding sequence GTGCGGATATTGCGCCTCTGGCTGCTGCCGACTTTCCTCGTGGCGCTTTCGAATCCGTTGGCCGCGGAGACGATCCGCATCGCGATCGGCGTGCAGGATACGACGATCAATTGCGCGGCCGGCGGGCTGCTCATTCGTGAGCTCGGCCTTCTGGATCGCTATCTGCCGCGCGACGGAAAGTACAAGGGCGCGACCTATGACGTTCAGTGGAAGAACTTCACGAGCGGCGCGCCCATCACCAACGAGATGGTCGCGGGCAAGCTCGACTTCGGCGTGATGGCGGATTTCCCCGGAGCGCTCAACGGCGTCGCCTTCAAGAAGGCCGGCAAACGCAGCAAGTTCATCGTCGTCTTGTCGGGAAGCGTGCGCGGCAGCGGCAATGGCGTCGTGGTGCCGACCGGGTCCCACGCACAATCTCTCTCCGATCTGAAGGGAAAGACGATATCGGTTCCCTTCGCCTCGACCGCGCATGGCATGCTGTTGCGCGCGATCACCGATCTCGGCTGGAATCCGGACATGGACGTGAAGATCATCGCGCAGGCGCCCGAAGTGGCGGGCTCGGCGTTGCAGAGCGGGCAGATCGACGCCCACGCCGCTTTCGCGCCATTTGCCGAGCTGTTTCCCTATCGCGGCGTAGCGCGAAAAATCTTCGACGGCGCGCAAGCGGGCGTGCCGACGTTTCACGGCGCGCTCGTCGACGCCGAATACGCCGATCGATATCCCGAAGTCGTGGTCGCCTATCTCCGCGCCGTGATCGAAGCGACGCGGCTGCTCACGGCGGAGCCGGAAAAATACAGCGAATTGATCGCCAAGGTGACAGGCATGGACGCGCCGGTCGTCTATCTTTTCCATGGTCCCTTCGGATTGCAGACACGCGCCCTCGCATGGAAAACCGAATTTCGACAGGATGTCGCGACGTCGATCGACACGCTTCGGCTGCTCAAGCGCGCCGACACGGGGCTCGATCTCGACGCATTCATCGACGACATCTTTATCCAGCGAGCGTCGAAAGACGCGGGTCTCGACTATAAATCTCTGCTCGCGGCGGACGCCCCTCCGCCGGTCTTCACGGACGCGTCCACGGGACAGCAGATCGAAGACGTCTCGCAGTCCGCCGAGCTGTGGCTGAAAGACGAAGGCCGAGTGCGTAGATACGCCTCCCTCGCGAGCGCATTGCGCGCGCTCGCCGAGCTCGAGCGCCAAGGCCGGGCAGCGCGCGCGATCTACGCCTTCGATCGCGTAAGCGGCGTCGAGATATTTGCAGATCGCGCATGGTTCGTCTCGGACAGCAATGGACGTTTGAGCGCCTATCTTTCGAAAGACACAGCCTCTCGCTTCGGCGATGGCGCGAATGGCGGCGTGCTGGATTTCACGGAGGCGAAGTCGAAGGCCGTCGGTGTCCCGAACGCCCGTTGA
- a CDS encoding type II toxin-antitoxin system VapB family antitoxin — MRYPVAYSIKDPETDELIRKLAKAKGKPIVDAIRDGLRQ; from the coding sequence ATGAGGTATCCTGTGGCCTATAGCATCAAAGACCCGGAGACCGACGAACTCATTCGCAAGCTCGCGAAAGCGAAGGGGAAGCCCATCGTCGACGCCATCCGAGATGGCTTGCGCCAATGA